A genomic window from Nosocomiicoccus massiliensis includes:
- a CDS encoding acyltransferase family protein produces the protein MPDKFHFSVKPKRYLTGLDGLRAIAVIAIIIYHLNPLWLPGGFLGVDTFFVISGYLITSLLIHEYQSKGSIDLIAFWIRRIKRLIPAVFFLIGVVILYTLIFEPQMIKTIKHDSLAALFYVSNWWYIFEDVSYFEASEPKPLMHLWSLAIEEQFYIIWPVIFVLLLKFGRSNKTMPIAVLLMTFVSLFLMTLFMVPDMDNSRVYFGTDTRAHTILLGVLLAFIWPPFNLKTETPKRYQQVIDTIGITSLIILILFMIFTKDYSNWLYAGGLFFVTLLTLPAIAASVHPVSKLGHALSNPVMLWIGTRSYSLYLWHYPIIVFMNMHYVAGQIPLHIILLQVILTCIAAELSFRFVETPIRKQGFNFFKPAYNTSRALIVKSTVSVILVAGLLVTLLGVFDHLHKDVNKQSSFNTEDGTMQFSSTPKSVAWNIKKNHKQFTDEKARIAQEEADKEEQAELEKEKQDFASEYLSHASPLFIGDSIMVNIGSNIQYRIPNAVINGEVGRQMYQAIEISRTKYPHFNSENENIVLELGTNGDFSLEQLEDFIQTFNRANIYLVTIRVPRDWEGNVNKKIHTAGEEFENVTVIDWYKASEGHVEYFEPDGIHLNADGVEAMVDLIIDHILEQEQNKK, from the coding sequence ATGCCGGATAAATTTCATTTTTCAGTAAAACCGAAACGCTATTTAACAGGACTCGATGGCCTACGTGCAATCGCTGTTATTGCGATTATTATATATCATTTAAATCCACTATGGCTTCCTGGTGGATTTTTAGGTGTAGATACGTTCTTTGTAATTTCAGGATATTTAATTACAAGTTTACTCATTCATGAGTACCAATCAAAAGGATCTATCGATTTAATCGCCTTTTGGATTCGCCGTATTAAACGACTAATCCCGGCTGTGTTCTTTTTAATCGGGGTCGTCATCCTTTATACGTTAATATTTGAACCTCAAATGATTAAAACAATTAAACATGATTCACTCGCTGCTCTATTTTACGTGTCGAACTGGTGGTACATATTTGAAGATGTGAGTTACTTCGAAGCAAGTGAACCAAAACCTTTAATGCACTTATGGAGTTTAGCAATTGAGGAACAATTTTATATTATTTGGCCTGTGATTTTCGTCTTATTACTTAAATTCGGGCGTTCAAATAAAACGATGCCGATAGCCGTTTTACTAATGACTTTTGTGTCTCTCTTTTTAATGACTTTATTCATGGTGCCAGATATGGACAACTCACGCGTGTATTTCGGAACAGATACACGTGCACATACGATTTTACTCGGTGTATTACTTGCATTCATTTGGCCACCATTTAACTTAAAAACAGAAACACCTAAAAGATATCAGCAAGTCATTGATACTATTGGTATTACGTCACTCATCATACTGATTTTATTTATGATTTTTACAAAAGATTACTCAAACTGGTTATATGCAGGCGGACTATTCTTTGTTACTCTATTAACACTTCCAGCAATTGCTGCGAGTGTACATCCGGTGTCAAAGCTCGGCCACGCGTTATCAAATCCGGTGATGCTTTGGATCGGGACACGCTCATATAGTCTTTACTTATGGCATTACCCGATTATCGTATTTATGAACATGCATTACGTAGCAGGACAAATCCCACTTCACATTATCCTACTACAAGTGATACTGACTTGTATTGCTGCTGAGCTTTCATTTAGATTTGTTGAAACACCGATTCGTAAACAAGGGTTTAACTTCTTTAAGCCCGCATATAACACGAGTCGCGCACTCATTGTGAAATCCACAGTAAGTGTCATTTTAGTCGCAGGTTTACTCGTCACATTGCTAGGAGTTTTTGATCACCTCCATAAAGATGTGAACAAACAATCATCATTCAACACTGAAGATGGTACGATGCAGTTTTCTAGTACACCAAAAAGCGTTGCATGGAACATAAAGAAAAATCATAAGCAATTTACCGATGAAAAAGCGAGAATCGCTCAAGAAGAAGCTGACAAAGAAGAACAAGCCGAACTTGAAAAAGAAAAACAAGACTTTGCGAGTGAATATTTATCACATGCATCGCCACTATTTATCGGAGACTCAATCATGGTAAATATCGGTAGTAACATACAATACCGTATACCAAACGCCGTCATCAACGGTGAAGTCGGACGTCAAATGTACCAAGCAATTGAAATTTCAAGAACGAAATACCCACACTTTAATAGCGAAAACGAAAACATCGTACTCGAACTTGGAACAAACGGAGACTTTTCATTAGAACAACTTGAAGACTTCATTCAAACATTTAACCGTGCAAACATTTACCTCGTGACAATACGTGTCCCAAGAGACTGGGAAGGCAATGTTAACAAAAAAATACACACTGCAGGAGAAGAATTTGAAAACGTCACAGTCATCGACTGGTACAAAGCATCAGAAGGACATGTCGAATACTTTGAACCAGACGGTATTCACTTAAACGCAGACGGTGTAGAAGCAATGGTCGACCTAATCATTGATCATATCTTAGAACAAGAGCAGAACAAAAAATAA
- the nadX gene encoding aspartate dehydrogenase — MNIGLIGAGAIGQFLLKHTKERSDLRITNILVRDKSKYQHLEEAYNVDLYTDLNEFLNSNIDIVVEAANVEVVKTYLKDVLNVKDMMVISIGAFSDTSLLESVSASKHKLYLPSGAVGGLDLIQNVNTLNHLSSVTLTTTKPASSLVDDELSEPTVVFEGDAKEAIDKFPKNMNVSIILSLAGLGIEKTKVRLIADPNATENVHHVKVTGEFGEATIEVKNHPLKENPKTSALAALSVLSSLERLDSNVFIG; from the coding sequence ATGAATATTGGCTTAATTGGTGCAGGTGCGATTGGACAGTTTTTATTAAAACATACGAAAGAACGTAGTGACTTACGTATTACGAATATTTTAGTACGAGATAAATCTAAGTATCAGCATTTAGAAGAGGCGTATAATGTAGATTTGTATACGGATCTGAACGAATTTTTAAACTCAAACATTGATATTGTAGTAGAAGCCGCGAATGTTGAAGTAGTTAAAACGTATTTAAAAGATGTCTTAAACGTAAAAGATATGATGGTAATCAGTATCGGTGCGTTTAGTGACACTTCGTTATTAGAGAGCGTAAGTGCGAGTAAACATAAACTCTATTTACCATCAGGCGCAGTTGGTGGTCTAGATTTAATACAAAACGTAAACACTCTAAATCATTTAAGTAGTGTCACACTTACGACGACAAAACCAGCATCATCACTTGTAGACGATGAACTATCAGAACCAACAGTCGTATTCGAAGGTGATGCAAAAGAAGCCATCGACAAATTTCCTAAAAACATGAACGTATCGATTATTTTATCTCTCGCAGGATTAGGGATAGAAAAAACAAAAGTTCGACTCATCGCGGATCCGAATGCGACAGAAAATGTACACCACGTAAAAGTAACGGGAGAATTCGGAGAAGCGACAATTGAAGTTAAAAATCATCCGTTAAAAGAAAATCCAAAGACAAGTGCACTTGCAGCTCTTAGTGTCTTAAGTTCGTTAGAGCGTCTTGATAGTAATGTTTTTATTGGATGA
- the tcuA gene encoding FAD-dependent tricarballylate dehydrogenase TcuA gives MEYKFDIVVVGTGNAALSAAVAASEEGKKVLMLEKGPKNNRGGNSFFTDGAIRFAYKDLDSYREIVSDISEDDEIVLPKYDSEDFYNDMMKVTQGKSKPELARHFVENSYDTILWMKKQGVEFIANENQYFEKDGVKTFWGGLPTKTYRKGIGLVEALFKKAEENGVEIWYSSPAVKLEASNNKITGVHVNKDGENVQIAADAVILACGGFEADAKKRTENLGEEWSEAVVRGTKHNTGDGISMALEVGAVKAGQYDGCHAHTTDYNAPKFGDFEKPGDIYKKSSYPLGLIVNAEGNRFVDEGADFRNYTYAKYGKETLKQTNHKAFQIYDSQVKPLLRVEYEIDEATKIEANTLEELAEKMNVDTKQFLKTIEEYNNAVVDGDYNPSVKDGKSTSGIDPKKSNWALKFNEAPFYAYPVTCGITFTFGGIKVNDKAEVLNENDTPITGLYAAGEMVGELFYHNYPGGSGLMSGSVFGKTAGKNAAKL, from the coding sequence ATGGAATATAAATTTGACATTGTCGTTGTAGGTACTGGTAATGCTGCGTTATCAGCAGCAGTTGCTGCAAGTGAAGAAGGTAAAAAAGTATTGATGCTAGAAAAGGGACCAAAAAATAATAGAGGCGGAAACTCGTTTTTCACAGACGGCGCGATACGCTTTGCATATAAGGATTTAGATAGCTATAGAGAAATCGTGTCGGATATTTCAGAAGATGATGAAATCGTACTTCCGAAATACGATAGTGAAGACTTCTATAATGACATGATGAAAGTCACGCAAGGTAAATCGAAACCTGAACTCGCAAGACATTTCGTAGAAAATTCATATGACACAATTCTTTGGATGAAAAAACAAGGCGTAGAATTCATAGCAAATGAAAACCAGTATTTTGAAAAAGACGGTGTAAAAACGTTTTGGGGAGGATTACCTACAAAAACATATCGTAAAGGGATTGGTTTAGTAGAAGCATTATTTAAAAAAGCTGAAGAGAACGGTGTAGAAATATGGTATAGCTCACCTGCAGTTAAACTTGAAGCAAGTAATAATAAAATTACTGGTGTACACGTGAATAAAGACGGTGAGAACGTACAAATTGCTGCAGATGCAGTCATCTTAGCATGTGGTGGATTCGAAGCAGACGCTAAAAAGCGTACAGAAAATCTAGGTGAAGAATGGTCTGAAGCAGTCGTTCGAGGCACAAAACATAATACAGGTGACGGTATTTCTATGGCGTTAGAAGTCGGGGCTGTAAAAGCTGGACAGTATGATGGATGTCACGCACATACGACAGATTACAATGCACCAAAATTCGGTGATTTCGAAAAGCCTGGCGATATATACAAAAAATCCTCATATCCACTCGGTTTAATTGTAAACGCTGAAGGTAATCGATTTGTAGATGAGGGTGCGGATTTTAGAAACTATACGTACGCAAAATACGGAAAAGAGACGTTAAAACAAACAAATCATAAAGCGTTTCAAATTTACGATAGCCAAGTAAAACCACTCCTACGTGTAGAATACGAAATAGACGAAGCGACTAAAATCGAAGCAAATACTTTAGAAGAACTTGCTGAAAAAATGAATGTCGATACAAAACAATTTTTAAAAACAATTGAAGAATATAACAACGCGGTTGTTGATGGTGACTACAATCCGAGTGTTAAAGATGGTAAATCAACATCTGGCATTGACCCTAAAAAATCAAACTGGGCATTAAAATTTAACGAAGCGCCGTTTTATGCATATCCTGTCACTTGTGGAATTACGTTTACGTTCGGTGGTATTAAAGTAAACGACAAAGCAGAAGTATTAAATGAAAATGACACACCAATCACAGGGCTATATGCAGCTGGTGAGATGGTCGGTGAATTATTCTATCATAACTATCCAGGTGGATCAGGACTCATGTCAGGATCAGTATTCGGAAAAACAGCAGGGAAAAATGCTGCGAAATTATAA
- a CDS encoding LysR family transcriptional regulator: MDTKDWVLLITLYEEMNLTRTAKRLYTTQPSLTYRIKQIESSLGIQILHRGNKGISFTAEGIYLVEHSKRMLKEERKLLDHLKNMKDELQGTIRIGSSSNYAHYELPDLLENFIKKYPNIEVELVTGWSSEILEKLQNETIHVAFLRGDFKWNSKKHILEKDNLHIISTKQLDVDSLPGENYIQYLTDLSLKNTIDKWWRDNYNSPVYTTMEVDRIETSIEMVKRGLGYTIVPAINIQNENNLYTMPIKVNGENIYRNTWLAYKEESLNLKVVDEFVRLILNA; this comes from the coding sequence ATGGATACGAAAGATTGGGTATTATTAATTACTCTATATGAAGAAATGAATTTAACACGCACCGCTAAACGATTGTACACGACACAACCATCATTAACTTACAGAATTAAACAAATCGAATCATCTCTTGGAATACAAATTTTACATCGAGGAAATAAAGGAATCTCTTTTACTGCTGAAGGTATTTATTTAGTTGAACATTCAAAGAGAATGTTAAAAGAAGAAAGAAAGCTACTGGATCATTTAAAAAATATGAAAGATGAACTTCAAGGGACCATTCGCATCGGGTCTTCGAGTAACTATGCGCATTATGAATTACCAGATTTACTGGAAAACTTTATAAAAAAATATCCGAATATTGAAGTTGAACTCGTAACCGGATGGAGTAGTGAAATATTAGAAAAGCTCCAAAACGAAACAATCCACGTCGCATTTTTAAGAGGAGATTTTAAGTGGAACAGTAAAAAGCACATACTTGAAAAGGATAATCTACATATTATCTCAACAAAGCAGTTAGATGTAGATTCCTTACCAGGAGAGAACTATATACAATACCTAACAGATCTCAGTTTAAAAAATACAATCGATAAGTGGTGGAGAGATAATTATAATTCTCCAGTCTATACAACAATGGAAGTTGACCGAATAGAAACGAGTATAGAGATGGTAAAACGTGGACTCGGTTATACAATCGTTCCAGCTATTAACATTCAAAATGAAAACAACCTCTATACGATGCCAATTAAAGTTAATGGTGAAAACATTTATAGAAATACATGGCTAGCTTATAAAGAAGAGAGCTTAAACTTAAAAGTTGTCGATGAATTCGTGAGATTAATTTTAAACGCCTAA